TTAATAAAGCTCAACAAAATTTAAATATATAATTTATAAATCAAACATTTACTTATTACGTAATTTCCGTTAACGTTAACGTAACATATTTAAATTATACATCTTATTTTTTTTTCAGTCAATATCCATCATTTTTCATTCTCTGCAAGATTTTCTTACTACAAGAATTGGCTCTAAAATTACTTTTTCGACTTTTTTTGACTTATTGTCAATAGAATTTATAAGCATTTTAGCTGCTATAGTACCAACTTCTTTGCTATTTTGGTCAACTGTTGTAAGTGGAATAGATAGCATAGCTGATTGTTCTATATTATCGTATCCAGCAATTCCAAGATCCATTGGTAGCTTTATTTTGTTTTCATAGCAATATTTCATGACTCCCATTGCAACGGTATCATTTATAGCAAAAATACTGTCCACACCTTTTTTTATAAGTGTACTTGCTATATTAAACCCATCTTCAAAGGTAGAATTGCTATTTATTATTATTTCATCATTGTATCTTATTTTATTATCTAGAAGCGCCCTTTTGTAACCCTCAAGCCTTTCGCCAGATGCAGTAGATCTTTCATCTCCTAGTATAACTCCAATTTTTTTATATCCTTTGCTTATCATATGAGTAATAATTTTAAATGCTCCTGTATAATTATCAATTCCTACAAAATTCACTTCAAGACCTTCTGCAAAGTTATCCGCCATAACCATAGGAATTTGATTTAAAATATCCTCATAATCTTTTTTCATAGGTTTCACTGGTAGAATTATCATTCCATCTACTCTACCTTCACTTAAAAAATCTAAATATTTAACCTCATTAATTTTCTTTCTATTGCTATTACATAGTATTAATCCATATCCATGTTTTTCAATATACTCCCCTACACCTTTACTAATATTCGCATAATATTGATTAGCAATATCAGGTATAATGAGTCCAATCATATTAGTTTTTTTAGTTATAAGACTTTTTGCTGCTGAATTAGGCTTATATTTTAATTCCTCACAAGCCTTTAGTATTTTTTCTCTTGTAGTGACTTTAATATCCGAACTATTATTGAGTGCTCTAGAAACAGTCATTGCTGAAACTCCACAATATTTTGCTATATCCTTAATACTAACCATAAAAATCCGACTTACAAAATTTGAAAATCGGCATTTCACCTACCTATTCTATTTCTTATATTTCGTCCTTTGCTTCGTTTAAACTTTGAATATAA
The Clostridium felsineum DSM 794 DNA segment above includes these coding regions:
- a CDS encoding LacI family DNA-binding transcriptional regulator, which translates into the protein MVSIKDIAKYCGVSAMTVSRALNNSSDIKVTTREKILKACEELKYKPNSAAKSLITKKTNMIGLIIPDIANQYYANISKGVGEYIEKHGYGLILCNSNRKKINEVKYLDFLSEGRVDGMIILPVKPMKKDYEDILNQIPMVMADNFAEGLEVNFVGIDNYTGAFKIITHMISKGYKKIGVILGDERSTASGERLEGYKRALLDNKIRYNDEIIINSNSTFEDGFNIASTLIKKGVDSIFAINDTVAMGVMKYCYENKIKLPMDLGIAGYDNIEQSAMLSIPLTTVDQNSKEVGTIAAKMLINSIDNKSKKVEKVILEPILVVRKSCRE